In one window of Gopherus evgoodei ecotype Sinaloan lineage chromosome 9, rGopEvg1_v1.p, whole genome shotgun sequence DNA:
- the NMD3 gene encoding 60S ribosomal export protein NMD3, which yields MEYMKEPVAPSQGNILCCQCGIPIPPNPANMCVACLRTRVDITEGIPKQVTVHFCKQCERYLQPPGTWVQCALESRELLTLCLKKIKASLSKVRLIEASFVWTEPHSKRLKIKLTVQKEVMNGAILQQVFVVEYVVQPQMCDDCHRVEAKDFWKAVVQVRQKTLHKKTFYYLEQLILKHRLHQNTLRIKEIHDGLDFYYGSKQHAQKMVDFLQCTVPSRSKSSQRLISHDIHSNAYNYKSTFSVEIVPICKDNVVCLSPKLAQSLGNMSQICVCIRVTSTVRLIDPNTLQIADIDGNTYWRHPFNSLFHPKQLEEFIVIDITRVQERKQDAGAGMRSNKHTLAEAWVQKTSEMNTDNQYFCRTHLGHLLNPGDLVVGFDLANCNLNDEFANKMNPHNVPDVVLIKKSYDRIKRQRRRNWKLKELDRDRECMDTDDERQYQDFLEDLEEDEAIRRNVNIYKDSKIPVESDTDDEGAPRISLAEMLEDLHISQDATGGEGSDMMTQ from the exons CCCACCAAACCCTGCGAACATGTGTGTTGCATGTTTACGAACTCGGGTGGATATCACAGAAGGAATCCCCAAACAAGTCACGGTTCACTTCTGCAAACAGTGTGAGAG ATATCTTCAGCCTCCAGGAACTTGGGTTCAGTGTGCCTTAGAATCAAGAGAACTTCTTACTTTGTGtcttaaaaaaatcaaagcttcGCTTAGTAAG GTGCGGCTGATTGAAGCAAGCTTTGTTTGGACTGAACCACATTCCAAGAGACTTAAAATAAAGCTGACagtacaaaaagag GTGATGAATGGAGCAATCCTTCAACAAGTGTTTGTGGTGGAGTATGTTGTTCAGCCTCAAATGTGTGATGACTGTCATAGAGTTGAAGCTAAGGATTTCTGGAAAGCAGTGGTTCAAGTCAgacaaaag ACTCTGCACAAAAAGACTTTCTACTATTTGGAACAATTGATTTTAAAACACAGGCTTCATCAAAATACTCTTCGGATCAAAGAGATTCATG ATGGTCTGGATTTCTATTATGGTTCAAAGCAACATGCCCAGAAGATGGTAGACTTTCTTCAGTGTACAGTTCCTTCCAG ATCAAAATCGTCCCAGCGTTTGATATCTCATGATATTCATAGCAATGCTTACAATTACAAAAGCACCTTCTCTGTGGAGATTGTTCCAATATGCAAG GACAATGTTGTATGTCTGTCTCCGAAACTGGCACAGAGTCTTGGGAATATGAGCCAGATTTGTGTGTGCATCAGAGTAACAAGTACTGTCCGCCTCATTGATCCCAACACCCTGCAAA TTGCTGACATTGATGGAAACACTTACTGGCGTCACCCTTTCAATAGCTTGTTCCATCCAAAGCAGTTGGAGGAGTTCATTGTAATAGATATCACCAGGGTCCAAGAGAGAAAACAAGATGCAGGTGCAGGGATGAGATCAAACAAA CACACTCTTGCTGAAGCCTGGGTACAGAAAACCTCAGAGATGAATACAGATAATCAGTATTTCTGCCGCACTCACTTGGGGCACCTTCTAAATCCTGGAGATCTAGTCGTGGG ATTTGACTTGGCCAATTGTAACCTCAATGACGAATTTGCAAATAAGATGAACCCACACAATGTTCCTGATGTG GTATTAATAAAGAAGAGTTATGACCGCATTAAACGCCAGCGTCGTAGAAACTGGAAACTGAAAGAGCTTGATAGGGACAGAGAATGCATGGATACAGATGATGAAAG GCAGTACCAGGACTTCCTTGAAGATCTTGAAGAAGATGAGGCAATTAGAAGGAATGTCAATATTTATAAAG ATTCAAAAATTCCAGTGGAAAGTGATACAGATGATGAAGGTGCTCCACGAATCAGTCTGGCTGAGATGCTAGAGGATCTCCATATCTCCCAGGATGCCACTGGTGGGGAGGGTTCTGATATGATGACACAATAA